In Anaerobacillus alkaliphilus, one genomic interval encodes:
- the rplI gene encoding 50S ribosomal protein L9, producing MKVIFLEDVKGKGKKGEVKNVSEGYARNFLLPNKLAAEASAGNLKTLEVKKQGEEKRAEEKLNEAKAYKDELEKLTVEIKAKSGEGGRLFGAVTSKQIADTLAKMKKKIDKRKIELDEPIRALGYTNVPVKLHSEVTATIKVHVVEEK from the coding sequence ATGAAAGTAATTTTTTTAGAAGATGTTAAAGGTAAAGGGAAAAAAGGTGAAGTGAAAAATGTTTCTGAAGGCTATGCAAGAAACTTTTTACTACCAAACAAATTAGCAGCTGAAGCAAGCGCTGGAAACTTAAAAACATTAGAAGTAAAGAAACAAGGCGAAGAGAAGCGTGCTGAAGAAAAGCTTAATGAAGCAAAAGCTTACAAAGATGAACTAGAAAAACTTACAGTTGAAATAAAAGCTAAGTCTGGTGAAGGTGGCCGTCTATTTGGCGCAGTAACTAGTAAACAAATTGCAGATACATTGGCAAAAATGAAGAAGAAAATTGATAAGCGTAAAATTGAGCTAGATGAGCCAATTCGAGCGTTAGGCTATACAAACGTTCCTGTTAAACTGCATTCAGAAGTAACGGCGACGATTAAAGTACATGTAGTGGAAGAGAAGTAA
- a CDS encoding YybS family protein, with protein sequence MKNTKVMTEGAIFAAIFAILAFATVVLPILASVLIWILPLPFIVYTVRNGWKPGLMLWVVASFVSFIIGGFVLLTSAIMFGSSGIVVGELYRRKKSAFTVLLGGSLAYIANLILSFIVSIVVFDLNPIKVIQELMLESVQTAEAMLVAIGQDPRTQLEPLLDFIERIIFLAPSLIITTGVFYALFIQLIAYAVLKRLRIKVAHFKPFREWGFPKSFLWYYLIASIFILVGLEEGTALYLVMWNLFPLLEIAMTIQGLAVVFFYIHAKGFHKSISVIVIIVTFFLPFLLYIYRILGIIDLGFELRKRIKNSS encoded by the coding sequence ATGAAAAATACAAAGGTAATGACTGAAGGGGCAATATTCGCAGCTATTTTTGCGATCCTTGCCTTCGCAACAGTTGTGCTACCAATTCTTGCTTCGGTATTAATATGGATTTTACCATTACCATTTATTGTATACACAGTAAGAAATGGGTGGAAACCTGGTCTGATGCTTTGGGTTGTCGCGTCGTTTGTTTCTTTTATTATTGGAGGTTTTGTATTACTTACAAGCGCCATTATGTTTGGAAGTAGTGGTATTGTAGTAGGAGAATTATACAGGCGGAAGAAATCTGCTTTTACTGTGCTCCTTGGTGGAAGTTTAGCATACATTGCTAATTTGATCTTATCTTTTATCGTAAGTATTGTTGTTTTTGATTTAAATCCTATTAAGGTGATTCAGGAATTAATGTTAGAGTCAGTGCAAACTGCTGAAGCAATGTTAGTGGCCATCGGTCAAGACCCTAGAACTCAACTTGAACCGTTACTTGATTTTATTGAAAGAATAATCTTTTTAGCACCATCGCTAATTATTACAACCGGAGTTTTTTATGCCCTTTTTATTCAGTTGATTGCATATGCTGTACTAAAGAGGCTACGAATAAAGGTTGCTCACTTCAAACCGTTTCGTGAATGGGGATTTCCAAAGTCTTTTCTCTGGTATTATTTAATAGCCTCCATTTTTATACTAGTAGGCCTAGAAGAAGGAACTGCTCTATATCTTGTTATGTGGAACTTGTTCCCTCTATTAGAAATTGCAATGACTATTCAAGGTCTAGCTGTTGTCTTTTTTTACATTCATGCCAAAGGGTTTCATAAATCTATATCCGTTATTGTCATCATCGTGACGTTTTTCTTACCATTTCTTCTTTATATCTATCGAATATTAGGTATAATTGATTTAGGATTTGAACTGCGAAAAAGAATAAAAAACTCGAGTTAA
- a CDS encoding DHH family phosphoesterase: MPEFLMKRLHGYHIIAIFTVAVIFIGILMIYQWVIGLLGLMIIALLLFYTIQAKRTFKKEIEEYISTLSYRVNKAGEEAVTKLPIGILLYNEDKVILWANPMVMSIIEDDCIGQPIAKIDEELHTALGLDLKEVTIQLGENVFRATFKREERLIYFFDITEESKVKKMYEKEQTVIAIIYLDNYDEVTQGMEDQIRSKLMSQVTSILNRWSKDHGIFLRRTSSDRFLAIFRQEVLEEIEETKFDLLDEVREATAREKIPITLSIGVGSGQGSLQELGTLAQSSLDLALGRGGDQVAIKQKNGKVRFYGGKSNAVEKRTRVRARVISHAIRDFILESDRIMIMGHINPDMDSIGASIGVLKLAELSGKEGYIVLDPNNISRDVGKLMEEVEKHDRLWAHFISPEEALEEVTSNTLLVVVDTHKPSLVIEPKLLERIDRVIVIDHHRRGEEFINEAVLVYMEPYASSTAELITELLEYQPKQTKLDLLEATALLAGIIVDTKSFAVRTGSRTFDAASYLRSQGADPSLVQNLLKQDLDQYIKRSRLIESAHIYRNGIAVAKGHPDEVCSQVLIAQAADTLLSMNGVVASFVISKRKDGAVSISARSLGKVNVQLIMERLDGGGHLSNAATQLGDVTLDEAEQLLKEKIDEYFEGGKTE, encoded by the coding sequence ATGCCAGAGTTTCTAATGAAAAGGTTGCATGGATATCATATCATTGCAATATTTACTGTGGCAGTTATTTTTATTGGGATACTGATGATATACCAATGGGTCATAGGGTTATTAGGATTGATGATCATTGCTCTCTTACTTTTTTATACAATACAAGCAAAAAGAACATTTAAAAAGGAAATAGAAGAATATATTTCGACGTTATCCTACCGTGTCAATAAGGCTGGTGAAGAAGCTGTTACAAAGCTTCCAATTGGTATCTTACTTTATAACGAAGACAAGGTAATATTGTGGGCAAATCCGATGGTGATGTCAATTATCGAGGATGATTGTATTGGTCAGCCGATAGCTAAAATTGATGAAGAGCTTCACACTGCCTTGGGTCTTGATCTAAAAGAAGTAACCATCCAACTTGGAGAAAATGTATTTCGTGCAACATTTAAACGTGAAGAGAGATTAATCTATTTCTTTGATATTACAGAAGAATCAAAAGTGAAAAAGATGTACGAAAAGGAACAAACTGTTATTGCTATTATTTATCTAGACAACTATGATGAAGTTACACAAGGTATGGAAGACCAGATTAGAAGTAAGCTAATGAGTCAAGTAACTTCAATTCTTAACAGATGGTCAAAAGATCATGGGATTTTCCTTAGAAGAACTTCTTCTGATCGCTTTTTAGCAATTTTTCGTCAAGAAGTGTTAGAAGAAATTGAGGAAACGAAATTTGATTTACTAGACGAAGTAAGGGAAGCAACTGCACGTGAAAAAATCCCAATCACACTTAGTATCGGTGTCGGCAGCGGCCAAGGTTCTCTGCAAGAACTCGGTACTTTAGCTCAATCGAGTTTAGATTTAGCGCTTGGTAGAGGTGGCGACCAAGTTGCTATTAAACAAAAAAATGGAAAAGTACGTTTTTATGGTGGAAAGTCTAATGCAGTTGAAAAACGTACACGAGTTAGAGCTAGAGTCATCTCCCATGCGATTCGTGACTTTATATTAGAAAGCGATCGTATCATGATTATGGGGCATATAAATCCTGACATGGACTCAATTGGAGCGTCAATTGGAGTACTAAAGCTAGCTGAACTAAGCGGAAAAGAAGGTTATATTGTTTTAGATCCAAATAACATAAGTAGAGATGTTGGTAAGTTGATGGAGGAAGTAGAGAAGCATGACCGTCTATGGGCACACTTTATCTCTCCAGAGGAAGCTTTAGAAGAAGTGACCTCGAACACTCTTTTAGTTGTTGTAGATACACATAAACCTTCTTTAGTCATAGAGCCAAAGCTTTTAGAACGTATAGATCGTGTCATTGTGATTGACCATCACCGTCGTGGTGAAGAGTTTATTAATGAAGCTGTTCTTGTCTACATGGAACCTTATGCATCATCAACAGCAGAGTTGATAACGGAGCTTTTAGAATACCAACCAAAGCAAACAAAACTAGATTTATTAGAAGCAACTGCATTGCTTGCGGGAATTATAGTTGATACAAAAAGCTTTGCAGTTCGAACGGGGTCTAGAACATTTGATGCCGCATCGTACTTGAGGTCACAAGGTGCTGATCCAAGTTTAGTGCAAAACTTATTAAAACAAGATTTAGATCAGTATATTAAGCGCTCTCGTTTAATTGAAAGTGCTCATATATATCGTAACGGTATCGCGGTTGCCAAAGGTCACCCTGATGAAGTTTGTAGCCAAGTACTAATTGCTCAAGCAGCAGATACACTCTTATCGATGAATGGTGTTGTTGCATCGTTTGTTATTTCAAAACGGAAAGATGGAGCGGTAAGTATTAGTGCAAGATCGCTTGGGAAAGTGAATGTACAACTTATTATGGAGAGGCTTGATGGTGGTGGCCATTTATCAAATGCAGCTACTCAATTAGGTGATGTCACCTTAGATGAAGCAGAACAATTATTAAAGGAAAAAATAGATGAGTATTTTGAAGGGGGAAAAACCGAATGA
- the queC gene encoding 7-cyano-7-deazaguanine synthase QueC, producing MKKALVVFSGGQDSTTCLFWALKNFDEVETVTFDYNQRHKEEIEVAKKIAQDQGVKNTVIDMSLLNQLTSNALTRTDIEIKEGEGGGLPTTFVDGRNHLFLSFAAIMAKAKGINNLITGVCETDFSGYPDCRDMFVKSLNVTLNLAMDYNFVIHTPLMWIDKKETWALANELGAFEYIRENTLTCYNGIIGDGCGECPACKLRSDGLQKFLAEQGGKLHV from the coding sequence ATGAAGAAAGCATTGGTGGTTTTCAGTGGCGGTCAGGATTCGACGACCTGTCTGTTTTGGGCATTGAAGAACTTTGATGAAGTAGAAACAGTAACGTTCGACTACAACCAAAGACACAAAGAAGAGATAGAAGTAGCTAAAAAGATAGCTCAAGACCAAGGTGTGAAAAACACGGTGATTGATATGAGCCTGTTAAATCAGCTTACTTCTAATGCATTAACGAGAACTGATATTGAGATAAAAGAAGGCGAAGGTGGAGGGTTGCCTACAACCTTTGTTGATGGGCGTAATCATCTTTTCTTATCGTTTGCAGCAATCATGGCAAAAGCAAAAGGGATTAATAATCTAATCACTGGAGTTTGTGAAACTGATTTTTCAGGTTACCCAGATTGCCGAGATATGTTTGTGAAATCTTTAAATGTCACGTTAAATTTGGCGATGGATTACAATTTTGTCATCCATACACCGTTAATGTGGATTGATAAAAAAGAAACGTGGGCACTAGCAAATGAGCTTGGTGCGTTTGAATATATAAGAGAAAATACACTCACTTGTTACAATGGAATTATTGGTGATGGTTGTGGAGAGTGTCCTGCTTGTAAACTGCGTAGTGACGGTTTGCAAAAGTTCTTAGCTGAGCAAGGAGGAAAGCTCCATGTGTAA
- the dnaB gene encoding replicative DNA helicase, translating into MSELFADRTPPQNIEAEQAVLGAIFLEAEALVSASERLQPEDFYRAAHQRIYSVMIHLAEKGEPVDLITVTAELQDKKWLEEVGGVSYLSDLASSAPTAANIEYYSKIVEEKSLLRRLIRVASNIAADGYAEEEEVDTVLSEAEKTILEVSRKKNTGAFISIKDVLVEAYDNIEKLQNRTGDITGIPTGFSELDRMTAGFQRNDLIIVAARPSVGKTAFALNIAQNVATKTDENVAIFSLEMGASQLVMRMICAEGNLDAQRLRTGSLIEEDWTKLTMAMGSLSKAGIYIDDTPGIRVNDIRAKCRRLKQEKGLGMILIDYLQLIRGDGRSGENRQQEVSEISRSLKGIARELEVPVIALSQLSRGVESRQDKRPMMSDIRESGSIEQDADIVAFLYRDDYYDKESENKDIIEIIIAKQRNGPVGTVELAFVKEYNKFVNLERRFDERDLPAGANA; encoded by the coding sequence ATGAGTGAGTTATTCGCTGATCGTACTCCACCACAAAATATTGAGGCAGAACAAGCGGTTTTAGGCGCAATTTTCCTAGAAGCAGAAGCACTTGTTTCAGCATCCGAGAGGTTACAACCTGAAGATTTCTACCGGGCAGCCCATCAGCGGATTTACAGCGTGATGATCCATTTAGCTGAAAAAGGTGAGCCTGTTGATTTAATAACTGTAACGGCAGAACTCCAAGATAAGAAATGGTTAGAAGAAGTAGGCGGAGTCTCTTATTTAAGTGACTTAGCTAGCTCAGCTCCAACGGCAGCTAATATTGAATACTATAGTAAAATCGTTGAAGAAAAATCATTGTTAAGACGATTAATTCGCGTTGCATCTAATATTGCTGCAGATGGCTATGCTGAAGAAGAAGAAGTAGACACTGTATTAAGTGAAGCAGAGAAAACTATTTTAGAAGTTTCTCGTAAAAAAAATACAGGTGCATTTATATCTATTAAAGATGTATTAGTTGAAGCATATGATAATATTGAAAAATTGCAAAATAGGACAGGCGATATAACTGGAATTCCAACTGGTTTCTCTGAGTTAGATCGAATGACAGCTGGATTTCAGCGTAATGATCTAATTATTGTGGCCGCACGTCCTTCAGTAGGTAAGACTGCCTTTGCGTTAAACATTGCTCAAAATGTGGCAACAAAAACAGATGAGAACGTAGCAATCTTTAGTTTAGAGATGGGTGCATCTCAGCTAGTAATGAGGATGATTTGTGCAGAAGGAAACCTTGATGCTCAAAGACTTCGTACAGGTTCACTGATAGAAGAGGATTGGACAAAGCTAACAATGGCTATGGGTAGCCTATCAAAAGCGGGTATATATATTGATGATACCCCAGGTATTCGTGTTAATGATATCCGAGCCAAGTGTCGAAGGCTAAAGCAGGAAAAGGGTTTAGGCATGATTTTGATTGATTACTTACAGTTAATTCGTGGCGATGGCCGTAGCGGTGAAAATAGGCAACAGGAAGTTTCAGAGATTTCTAGATCACTAAAAGGGATTGCTAGGGAATTAGAAGTGCCTGTAATAGCCTTATCGCAGTTATCTCGTGGAGTAGAGTCGCGTCAAGATAAACGACCAATGATGTCTGATATTCGTGAATCAGGAAGTATTGAGCAGGATGCCGATATTGTTGCCTTCTTATATCGTGATGATTACTATGATAAAGAATCTGAGAACAAGGATATTATTGAAATCATTATTGCGAAACAAAGGAATGGTCCCGTTGGAACCGTTGAGCTTGCCTTTGTTAAAGAATACAACAAATTCGTAAACCTCGAACGGCGTTTTGATGAACGAGATCTTCCAGCGGGAGCAAACGCGTAG
- the queD gene encoding 6-carboxytetrahydropterin synthase QueD gives MCNDGLFGFRIVDNLQKLGEDIQIKDLKYHNKRVMVSKEFTFDSAHHLHHYEGKCKNLHGHTYKVIFGISSFTDEIGIAIDFGDIKKIWKEEIEIYLDHRYLNETLPLMNTTAENMVVWIYEKMADYLKKSQFQRLEPRVEFVRLFETPTSYAEARREWME, from the coding sequence ATGTGTAATGATGGCTTATTTGGTTTTCGTATCGTTGATAATCTTCAGAAGTTAGGTGAAGATATTCAAATTAAGGATTTGAAATATCATAATAAACGTGTAATGGTAAGTAAAGAATTCACGTTTGATTCGGCCCATCACCTTCATCATTATGAAGGGAAATGCAAAAACCTTCACGGTCATACGTATAAGGTGATCTTTGGAATAAGCTCTTTTACTGATGAAATCGGTATTGCTATCGATTTTGGTGATATAAAGAAGATTTGGAAAGAGGAAATTGAAATCTACCTAGATCATAGGTATTTAAACGAAACATTACCTCTAATGAATACGACTGCAGAAAATATGGTTGTTTGGATTTATGAGAAAATGGCTGACTATTTGAAAAAAAGTCAGTTTCAAAGATTAGAGCCGAGAGTAGAATTTGTTCGGCTGTTTGAAACTCCAACAAGCTATGCAGAAGCTAGAAGAGAGTGGATGGAATGA